Part of the Nicotiana tabacum cultivar K326 chromosome 20, ASM71507v2, whole genome shotgun sequence genome, CCACATGCTGACCTGATATTTTTACATAGGCCAAGTACGTTATTAATTGATATCAGTGCgtctttcatcttttctttagcTAAGgctctatcggaaacaacctctctgctcgtctagggtaggggtaaggttgcgtacatctCTTctcccagacctcacttgtgagaATACACTGggtcgttattgttgttgtcgCCAAGCACAtgaaaaattctttttgataatGGGAGGCAATGACTGTTCTAATACTGAATTGAATTGCCTGACCGATGACTGCTTTGATACTGAATTGAATTGTGAAACTATCTCATCTTGAGTTTTAGCGTTTAAAGAGAtcacacttttatttacttaattattatGATCAATAGTTTCCTTTTTTGTTTCCTGCAGATGAACATGATACTTAATGAATGTATGAGATTGTATCCTCCAGTTATTACAATGACAAGGAAAGTTAAAAGAGAAGTTAGACTAGGGAGCATGACTCTTCCTGCTAACATGACAATTTTCATGCCAATTTTGGCACTGCACCACGATCCACAAATTTGGGGTAAAGATGTTCATATTTTCAAACCCGAGAGGTTCGCAGAAGGGGTGGCTAAAGCAACAAACAACAACGCAGCAGCATTTTTCCCCTTTGGATTGGGACCTCGTACTTGTGTTGGTCTGAATTTTACAACAAATGAAGCAAAGATTGCCTTATCAATGATTTTGCAGCGTTATAAGTTCACTCTGTCACCTAATTATGTTCATAATCCTTGTGATATTTTCATTTTGACTCCCAAGGATGGAGTTAAAGTTGTCCTTGAATCTATTTAGGGCATAGCAATGTCCCCAAataatgtacataaataaaagttttgCAAACAAAGCTTCTGAATTCACGAGTTCCTTGTATTTTCGACGCAAATCATAAATTTAAgtataaaattcacaaaaattataataaatagcAGGTCTGaatccataattttaaaaatgcaATGAGTTTAATGCTAAGAACTAGGGGTATACATAtaccgggttggttcggattttctaattaccaaaccaaaccaattgtatcgggttattaaatctaaagaccaaaccaaacaaaTAAAAGTCGGGTTTTTAAATCTCAGGTTTTCATGTGtttttcgggttttcgggttCTTTTCCCATAAAGTCTTCATAacacaaaatataaaatttgtgctccaaatatttctttaatcctagtaagatagaACCATTTAAggtgtttttcaataaaataataaaaatatgagATAGAGTCATgtcattgtactaaaatattcaacaataaagataataaaaatcgcataaaataagcattattaataagccataataaaaacaaacataatttaaaattactaataattaagttgctaaaataagtaAGACTAATAAGTATTATCATTTACATGACtaaacactaaaagaaaaataagttatgcattttatctaaatcacgaaaaaattataaaaataaatatccaacattattttcattcatagtacaattgaattgaatgtcttttattagcattacTATTGATTTGATATtagtttaggatttatttgagttactaacatttatgaactataaaacttattggagcatccaaaaattataagctcAAGCTTGAAATAATATAAAACTATGCAAAagcttaaaaaatatttataaactacattacaataaatatttttatgtattaaaatatttaaaacttttatacatataatgtcaggctggtttggtttcggtttgacttttttttatttaaaaccaaactaaactaaatatggtcgggttttttttttccaacaccaaacaaAATCAAGCCAAACCATAGTCGAGtttttttttttctcggtttgactcggattatcgggttggtgcggtttgtcgatttcatttgtacacccctactaaAAACCTTAAAAGTTGAGCCAATAGAATTTAAATCCTGGATTCGCCTCTGTATAAGTGACTGCTTTTAAAAGTCAAGATATCACTACATTCAGACACAACTATATAAAGGCAAGGCTGCTTACATTAAAGAGAAGCTAATGATTTGAATGTCATTAGGAGAAGGACAGCATGTTACTTGCATAAATACCAATATCAACAAATTGTGTACCATTATTGATTTCATATTACCATAGGTAGGACCACAATGTACTTGAATAAGCACCCAATATTACCAGGTATAGTACCATTCTTGGATTCATATTATCATAGATTTTCTTATAACCTTTGTAATAAAAGACAGATAAAGATAAAGAATATTAAATCAAAGTGATCTTATAATTATGTAATCCTCACATACCATCAGCAAAttttaagacatgaaaattagaCGAAGTAATATTATAAGAGAAAAAGAGTAACACATTAGTGATAGTCTAACATGCTGGTTGCACAGTATTACTAAAGGAGTTATCAAAAAAAGTGACCAGCTGCTTGGTCATATGCCAAAATGGGGTGGCTGTAGCACAAGTCCGTCGTATTGGTGGATTTGACTAAACTTGGGAAGGCAGTGCCTTGTTGATCAGCTAGTAGTTGTGGTAACAAAAAATCTGGTGGTTGAGTGAAGATTGTTGTGCAATCCTGAGCATGGTTAGACGAACCGTGTTGAGCTAGATAATGTGCAGCTTAGTTTTGCTCCCTGTATGTGTGGGTAATGGTAGGATTATCCAGTTGCGTACCTGCATTCCATTAAAGAGGATGAATagtaaagattatcattattgaGCATTATTATTACCTCAGTAGAGTCCACATGCTGTCTTCCTCACACAGTCATCAACAATTTTTTTGGATCATTTTCTAATGAAAAAAAAGGTACACacaataaattaattaatcatgTGGTCCAAGCTATGGTGTCCTGATTATGAACTTCCACTTCACAATATATTCCAAATCTTGATTGTAATAAGAGTTAATCCTTCAATCTTTTCcccttttgtttgtttgtttattaTTACAATAGGAATGAAGTTTAGCTTATAATTTTTCACGATGCGTTTAAGTCTCATTTTTAGCTTTAACACCAAGGTGACTGATGTATATCTCAATTACAAAGCCCTAgctcgtaaaaaaaaaaaagacagccTGATGCATAAAGCATTTCGCATTCATGTAGGATTCGGAAAATGGTTGCACCCCAAGGGAGTGTAGTGTAGGCAACCTACCCTGATGCAAGTCGCTTGTAATTACATGAAATCTCCAAAGTGTTGGCCTTCGACTTTCAGGCTTGATTGAGAGGACATGctcatgatttttttattttgcatCAAACATATACTTCATATGGCCTATGGAATCATCTAAAACACATACTTCGGTAAAAGCGACTGAACAATAAGCAGTCAATTactataatataaaataatattgaaaatcTATTTAAGGTTTAATAATCTTGTGCATGTACTGAGAAAAAGAGAGATCATTATATCTATTTGTCTTGACTCTTGAAACTTCTCACTTTCAACCTCTTTTTTATATATGGAATTATTGTACTGCATTTTGGCATGAAATAATCCATTCTAATCATTGTTGACACCTAAAATTTCATGGACCACACCATCTATTCATATCAAACCTTTGCCAAGAGCAAAAAACAAGAATAGTGATCTTAGATATTACAATAGCTAATGTACAATTAATTCAGGGATTTAATATGCAAATTTGAAATGCTATTGATGAAGCCAAAGCCAGTATCTGAATTTTATTTGTCTGCTAACTCAAGCTAATATTCTCAACCTTAGTCGAATACACTAGAAAACCAAAATCACTCAAGTCCATTATTCGATATCTGGATTCAGAAAAATCGCGAACATCATTCATCATATAATGATAATCATTATCGCgagttttcttttcatttctttgttaaTTCTCCTTTTTTGGATCTTGAAGAAGCTATGGAGTCCGATTCGCGTACAATTTCTGATGAGATCACAAGGAATCCAAGGTCCAACATACAAGTTCTTACATGGAAACACTAAAGAGATTGTGGAAATGAGAAAAGACTCAATAACAAAATCCATGAATCACTTGTCACATGACATATTTCCAAGAATTCTACCTCATGTATTTTCTTGGAAAAACGTCTATGGTAATATAAATGTCAAATAATTTCATTTGAAAATATCTTTTTAATGTGTTATCttagaaggggagccttggcgtaactagtaaagttgtttccatgtgaccaggaggtcacgggcttgagccgtggaaacagtctcttgtagaaatgcagggTAGGGCTGCGTaaaatagacccttgtggtccggcccttccccgaatCCATACGCATAGTGGGAGCTTAGTGTACCGGattacctttttttttaaatgtgtTGTTTTATATGGTTATATAAACTACTGATTATATTTCTCTGTTTCTATTGTCACATAATAGGGGCAAATTTTCTCTATTGCTATGGACTGCAACCTGAACTAGTAGTGACTGAACCACAACTTCTCAAAGAAATACTGAGTAATAGAAACAACAACTTTCCTAAAATAGATCTTGAAGGCTTTTCCAAGAAGCTTTTAGGAGATGGTGTTTCGTCGTCTAAAGGCGAAAAATGGACAAAAATGAGGATACTAGCCAACCATGTTTTCCATGGAGAAAGCCTAAAAGTAAAATTCTTGTGCATTTTTTGAAATATATTATATGCCAAGTTCTCTGTTTCCAATAGTGTTAATTTTGTTAATAATTTTTGTGAATGCAGAGTATGGTTCCAATGATGATTATGAGTTGTGAGACAATGCTGGAAAAGTGGAAAATGCatgaagaaaaggaaattgaAGTGTTTGAAGAGTTTAGGATATTAACATCAGAAATAATTTCCAGGACTGCATTTGGAAGTAGTTACTTAGAAGGAAAGAATATATTTCAGATGCTGATGAAGTTAGCTTTGCTAGTTTCCAGAAATGCTCACAAAATTAGATTTCCTGGCATCAAGGTAAGTCCATCCACAAGATGCAACATAGACTTAACTCTgtatctacaacaacaacaacaacaacgacccagtataatcccacaagtggggtctggggagggtaatatgtacgcagaccttacctctaccccgaagggtagagaggctgtttccaggagaccctcggctcaaaaaagcaataggagatgatatattagtaccataaaaatgcgtaataaaataacaacaatatataagagaatatataagagatatgaaatatgaaatacagaatacgaaatacgaaatatgaaatagatggctggtatattacaactagaaggtaaagccctgcatcaatagacgaccaatgacattcctagtctaactcctaactggatagtctcactctattgtgttgtagaaatattcacactctcccctaacctacaaccttaatgctcgacctccatacttccctatcaagggtcatgtcctcagtaatcctaagtcgcgccatgtcctgtctgataacctctccccaatacttcttaggtcttcctctacctctccgcgtgcccactacagccagtcgctcacacctcctcaccggtgcatcagtgctcctcctctgaatgtgtccgaaccatctgagtcttacttcccgcatcttgtcctccatgggggccacacccaccttctctcgaatatcttcattcctaatcttatccatccttgtatgcccacacatccacctcaacatcctcatctctgctactttcatcttctggatgtgtgagttctttaccggccaacattcagtcccatacaacatggcaggcctaaccactgctctataaaacttaccttttagtaacggtggcactttcttgtcacacaagactcccgacgctaacctccacttcatccaccccacccctatacggtgtgtgacatcctcgtcaatttccccgatcccctgaataaccgatccaaggtacttgaaactacctctcttgggaatgacttgagagtcaagcctcacttcaactcccgcttccatcggctcaactccaaatttgcactcgaggtattccgtcttcgtcctactcaacttgaaacctttagactcaagagcatgtctccaaatctctagcctctcgttgacgccgcctcttgtctcgtcaattagaataatggaaaaatggaaaaagattAAAAAAGCTTCAGCCGCATTTTAAGCTTTTAGCCTGAATTATCAAATTAGGCAAGGTGAAATGAGGGATGGTTTTATTTCACTTactagtccgaaaactggctaatCCATGTTATTTGGCCCTGATTCTTAGACCAAATTGATCTATGAGCAACTttgataaaatattttaattttttttgtttgatatgttatatatgacaATAACAAAAGCAAAAAGTCATATTTGACAATCAAATAATTCATAAGAAAACAATACACATTAATTAAAGTTTGGTAGCCCAAAATTTAGCCAATCTTGACCCAACTCATGTAACCTTTAGGCGGGTCAATGACCCGCCCATTTATAAACGCAGCCCATTTTAATCCGCCAGCCCAACCCGCCCATTTGACACCCTTAATCATAGAAAATAATAAAAGCCAAAAAATGCCAAATAGGGCATTGGAAACACAAGTAGATTGCGATTTCAACAACTTACCTCACATAATATTCCCGTGGTACCATTAAAAACAATAAAACCTCAATTTTTGATTCACTTATAGAGCGCCCCAAGATGTGCGCTTGGTGAAAGACATTGGGTATTAGGTTGGGTCAAAAAAAATGAGCTATTGCCTTTATATATGGTATCGCGTGGATATTATGTAAGGTGAGTTACTGACATGATTATACTTAATTATATTCAATACATGTGGCATCCTGCTTGTTTTCTCCAAGACCAGATCTAacattttcagttttttttttctacGGTATATAGGCATACTTCAAAAGTTACCGAAAGTTAGTTTTATGACTTTAGTATCATAGACTGAAAGTTGAATGACCATTCGCGAAATAGCGCCAACCATGGAAGAACAGTAACTCATAAATTAACTTACTCGTTAAATTTTGTGTAGTCAAATTTGGAAAAGCAGAGATGAAATAGAGTCAGAGAAACTGGAGCAGGGCATACGCGACAGTATTACTCGaataataaagaaaagacaacaGGAAATTTTTGGGCAAGAACATAACTTTGGAAGTGATTTCCTTGGGAAACTCTTAGAGGCTTATCAAGATTATAATGAGAAGCCAATTTCAGTAGAAGATATAGTTGATGAATGCAAGACATTTTATTTTGCTGGTCATGAAACAACTACTTCTTTACTTGGATGGACTATACTCTTGCTAGCTACAAACAAGAATTGGCaagaaaaagcaagaaaagaagtTCTTGAATCATTTGGCAAAAATGTTCCTACCGCAGATGGCCTATCAAGACTGAAAATAGTAAGCATTGAGGATTTTaatcatttttcttgaatattgcatgcatatatcaaaggggagccttggcgtagcTGATAAAGTTATTGCCAGGATGTCATGGGTTTCAGCCgtagaaacagcctcttgcagaaatgcatggtacaatagacccttgtagtCCGACCCTTTCCCAAAACCCGTGCATattgggagcttagtgcaccgggctgccatTTTATTGCATGCATATATCAATTCGAATAAGTATATACTAAGAGGGTGTTTGGGTAAGTTATCAGCTTATAAATACTTTTTGGATTATTACACAAAAACGCGTATACATCAAAATCACCCAAAAGTTATATGTTGGTCGTTCCTAACTTATGTATTTTCAATTTATAAACACTTGATTTGACCAAGTTTTTACTATTCTATTCCTAACATCTTTTAAAATGAAACCTTTCATTTTATATGTTTGTGAATAATTAAAAGGCACTTTAGttattttaaccaaaaaaaatagCTTAACTATCAGCACTTAACCTGACACATCAAcatttaaaagtatttttctatCGCTTAGTGCTTCTCAACTATTTTTAAGCTAAATCGTCTGTAAGGGCAGCCCATCGCACAAAGTATCTCGCGTTCACGCAGGGTGCGGGGAAGGGCCACACTCCAAGGAagtgtgatgtaggcagcctatCCTGATGCAAGCATCAGTGGCTGATTCCACAGCTTGAATCCCTAACATATAGGTCATACGGAAACAACTTAATCGTTGCTCCAAGTATCTAATTAGTATTTTTACTCGTTTTTTTTTCAATGTAGATGAACATGATTATTGAAGAATCTTTAAGATTGTACCCTCCGGTGCCATTCATCAAAAGGAAAGTAAACAAGAAAGTACAGCTAGGGAAGCTAACTTTACCACCTCAAATGCAGCTATATATATCACCATTAGCAGTTCAACATGATCCTAAAATATGGGGAGAAGATGTACATATTTTCAAACCAGAAAGATTTGCTGAAGGGGTTGTTAAAGCTACAAACAACAATCCAGTTGCATTCTTGCCATTTGGTTATGGACCTCGAACTTGCTTAGGCTTGAACTTTGCTATGATTGAATCTAAAGTTACTCTTTCGATGATTCTACAACGTTATATGTTTACAGTTTCACCAAGTTATGTTCATTCTCCTGTTCAGCTTTTTATGCTTCGTCCACAGCATGGAGTTAAAATCATTCTCCACAAGATTTAAGGGTCTCTTGTTGTATGTAAAGACAAACAGGAACTTGATTATTGGTCAATAGATattggatttaacttatatacgcGAACAGATTAAACTTTTTTTTTACATTATCACTGTAGTTTAACCTGTTGTAGTCGGTAAACTTGGCACGCCGCCATCACACACATAAATAGGAAGCATAACAAAAGCAACAATGGATAAAATTGAAGTAAACCAAAACAGAAAACATGATAGGAAATGCAAAGAATTAAGACGTACGACAATTAAAAGATGAAGTTCATTGCACAAAAATATAGACCAAAAAGATGTCGCAACAACAGCACATAGTGATTACCAAATACGTCAAATACGAAACAAGACTCTATATTAGTTTCCATAACAATCTTAACAAGCTTTCTTTTGAATGCATGGTAACTTAATCACGGCGAAGGTTGCGGAAATAGCCAGTAGGATCACGCTCAAAGTCATCCCTGTAAATGTAATAGTCCCTCCCTGGAGCTTTCATCATTTTCTTGTTATTGGCTCGTTCGTTCGAATCTCCATCGATTAGCTTGTTCAAGCCCCATCCTAGTAAAGCTACACCAGCTACTAAGGCTAGCTTTTGTATCACTTCTTCTGGTGAATCTGTGGCAGCAGCAGACAACTGCTCCCCATTTTGCCCAGCTTTTCTTTCGTTTGAGTTCTTTGTGGTGCTTTCAGAGGAACCCATTATAGTTAAATGAATTCAACAGTTCTTGATTCTGTAGTGTAGTAATAATAGGAGTAGCATTTTACTTTTGACAAAGAAGCGTAATTTATAAAGATCACTTGCATGCATTATTGGAAGACTACAGGGTTAATTAGCATCCAAAATATTGAATTAAGTGTAAAAGTAGATAAGATATTGACGGTCACTTTCTCTTGCTTTTATTTCCACTTGGAAAACTGATGAACATTAAAGGTAAAAGACTTGGGAATTCTGCAATTAAAATTAATTGTACTCTTTGGGAATATCAATAGTCAACTAATTGAGT contains:
- the LOC107784003 gene encoding cytochrome P450 CYP749A22-like, with the protein product MLLMKPKPKTKITQVHYSISGFRKIANIIHHIMIIIIASFLFISLLILLFWILKKLWSPIRVQFLMRSQGIQGPTYKFLHGNTKEIVEMRKDSITKSMNHLSHDIFPRILPHVFSWKNVYGANFLYCYGLQPELVVTEPQLLKEILSNRNNNFPKIDLEGFSKKLLGDGVSSSKGEKWTKMRILANHVFHGESLKSMVPMMIMSCETMLEKWKMHEEKEIEVFEEFRILTSEIISRTAFGSSYLEGKNIFQMLMKLALLVSRNAHKIRFPGINQIWKSRDEIESEKLEQGIRDSITRIIKKRQQEIFGQEHNFGSDFLGKLLEAYQDYNEKPISVEDIVDECKTFYFAGHETTTSLLGWTILLLATNKNWQEKARKEVLESFGKNVPTADGLSRLKIMNMIIEESLRLYPPVPFIKRKVNKKVQLGKLTLPPQMQLYISPLAVQHDPKIWGEDVHIFKPERFAEGVVKATNNNPVAFLPFGYGPRTCLGLNFAMIESKVTLSMILQRYMFTVSPSYVHSPVQLFMLRPQHGVKIILHKI